The Gallus gallus isolate bGalGal1 chromosome 6, bGalGal1.mat.broiler.GRCg7b, whole genome shotgun sequence genomic interval GCGCCGGGGtgcgcggcggcggctgggCCGCGGAACTGGGCTGGCGGCGATGGAGCGGGCGGACGGCGGGCGCGTGGTGCTGTGCGTGCTGTGCGGGCTGCCGGCCGCCGGCAAGTCCACGCTGGCCCGCGCTCTGCGCCGCCAGCTGCCGCTGCGCCAAGGCTGGGACTGCGCGCTGCTCGTTTACGACGACCTCATCCCCGAGGAGGCCTGGGGGCGGGGCGAGCCTCCGGACGGGGAGCCCCCATTGGTCAGTGCCGCTCTCCATCCCGCTTTCCCATTGGCCGCGTCGCTCGGCCGCCGTTGCCTGGCGACGAGGCGCAAACCCCGCCCCTCGCTCCGCCCCGCAGGACTCCGCGTggaagcggcggcggcgggaacTGCTGCGGCACCTGGAGCGCCTCCTGCGGGCGCTGCGCTcccaccccgccccgcccggccccgccgccgccccgccctCGTGGGGCCGCTTCCTGAGCTGCTGCGCCGAGCAGGGGCTGCtcccggggcggggcggcggtcCCGGGACCCGCCCGCTGTGCCTCGTCCTGGATGACAACTTCTACTACCGCAGCATGCGACACGAGGTGTTCCAGCTGGCGCGCAAGTGTAATTCGTGCACCGCTCCTCCGGCTGCGCGCGGCCGGGCGTGGTGCCGAGCAGGGCGTCCTGCCTTGTGTCGGcccgcggcggcggggcggacGTTGGGGGATGGCAGAAGGGTTGGGGCTTCCCGGCAGGGCGGCCTTTGCCACCCGTCGACGCGTGCTGAGCGCTGATGGGGACCGAGCGGCGGTGTCAGCGCGGCGAGAGGGGGTGGTGCGTTCCGGCAGTGGCAGCGGGGCACAGGCTGTTGTTGGTCGCTGAGCTACATTGAAAAGTAGTGCTTTGTAGCCGAGAGTTTGCTCTGTCAAACGGTGTCATTGTGccctttgcatctgttgtagtttccacggaaataaacgggaggcattacttttggaacgAGCAGCGTAGCAGTGCTGCCCTCGGGATTGGGCTCCTTCCGTCTGCAGGGTCAGCATTCGTGCACGGCCTCGTCCAGACATCCGTCCATTGCATCCCTGCAGATTCCCTGGGCTTCTGCCAGCTCTTCCTGGAGTGCCCCctggagctgtgcctgcagaggaACCGCCTGCggggcagccctgtgcccgAGGGGACCATCTGCCGCATGGCACAGCGGGTGGAGGTGCCGGAGCCTGAGAA includes:
- the PSTK gene encoding L-seryl-tRNA(Sec) kinase isoform X4, giving the protein MERADGGRVVLCVLCGLPAAGKSTLARALRRQLPLRQGWDCALLVYDDLIPEEAWGRGEPPDGEPPLDSAWKRRRRELLRHLERLLRALRSHPAPPGPAAAPPSWGRFLSCCAEQGLLPGRGGGPGTRPLCLVLDDNFYYRSMRHEVFQLAHSLGFCQLFLECPLELCLQRNRLRGSPVPEGTICRMAQRVEVPEPEKNPWEQNSLVLSSSACAPEEQCDSGLMEAFHVQIINLLGAALENPVKQNEENTEQKEADRAICAASTVHQADQTCRRIISQTMKEAKDKNVLPSEMKSLAEELNKLKAEFLEDLRQGSHVGNESGQQNPTVDPAASVLSSFQPVLLKTSKSDSFLRWRAQPPLTPAPGLWNRDAG
- the PSTK gene encoding L-seryl-tRNA(Sec) kinase isoform X1 — translated: MERADGGRVVLCVLCGLPAAGKSTLARALRRQLPLRQGWDCALLVYDDLIPEEAWGRGEPPDGEPPLDSAWKRRRRELLRHLERLLRALRSHPAPPGPAAAPPSWGRFLSCCAEQGLLPGRGGGPGTRPLCLVLDDNFYYRSMRHEVFQLARKFSTEINGRHYFWNEQRSSAALGIGLLPSAGSAFVHGLVQTSVHCIPADSLGFCQLFLECPLELCLQRNRLRGSPVPEGTICRMAQRVEVPEPEKNPWEQNSLVLSSSACAPEEQCDSGLMEAFHVQIINLLGAALENPVKQNEENTEQKEADRAICAASTVHQADQTCRRIISQTMKEAKDKNVLPSEMKSLAEELNKLKAEFLEDLRQGSHVGNESGQQNPTVDPAASVLSSFQPVLLKTSKSDSFLRWRAQPPLTPAPGLWNRDAG
- the PSTK gene encoding L-seryl-tRNA(Sec) kinase isoform X3 — protein: MERADGGRVVLCVLCGLPAAGKSTLARALRRQLPLRQGWDCALLVYDDLIPEEAWGRGEPPDGEPPLDSAWKRRRRELLRHLERLLRALRSHPAPPGPAAAPPSWGRFLSCCAEQGLLPGRGGGPGTRPLCLVLDDNFYYRSMRHEVFQLARKYSLGFCQLFLECPLELCLQRNRLRGSPVPEGTICRMAQRVEVPEPEKNPWEQNSLVLSSSACAPEEQCDSGLMEAFHVQIINLLGAALENPVKQNEENTEQKEADRAICAASTVHQADQTCRRIISQTMKEAKDKNVLPSEMKSLAEELNKLKAEFLEDLRQGSHVGNESGQQNPTVDPAASVLSSFQPVLLKTSKSDSFLRWRAQPPLTPAPGLWNRDAG
- the PSTK gene encoding L-seryl-tRNA(Sec) kinase isoform X2, with the translated sequence MERADGGRVVLCVLCGLPAAGKSTLARALRRQLPLRQGWDCALLVYDDLIPEEAWGRGEPPDGEPPLDSAWKRRRRELLRHLERLLRALRSHPAPPGPAAAPPSWGRFLSCCAEQGLLPGRGGGPGTRPLCLVLDDNFYYRSMRHEVFQLARKFSTEINGRHYFWNEQRSSAALGIGLLPSAGSAFVHGLVQTSVHCIPADSLGFCQLFLECPLELCLQRNRLRGSPVPEGTICRMAQRVEVPEPEKNPWEQNSLVLSSSACAPEEQCDSGLMEAFHVQIINLLGAALENPVKQNEENTEQKEADRAICAASTVHQADQTCRRIISQTMKEAKDKNVLPSEMKSLAEELNKLKAEFLEDLRQGSHVGNESGQQNPTVDPAASVLSSFQLLLKTSKSDSFLRWRAQPPLTPAPGLWNRDAG